A genomic stretch from Deltaproteobacteria bacterium includes:
- a CDS encoding TetR family transcriptional regulator, translating to MKISNEKKMETRLKIIKIAVEIITEKGLKDTTMRAIAKGADIGEATIYNYFPTKESILFAYYEQQLQTCAMRLKSIRGFNKFTLQEQLQTFLETNLELFLPDREFVQESFKTIFFSLIQQVKQLQAIRAIFFDTVNALFEAAVEKGEIPEQVFQEILVQFVWDYYIGVILYWLNDKSDQFNDTSLLIDKSLSLATSFLKAGIVNKIFDIAQFLFKQHVLTRFDFFRQQVDTLHKMKRAFMDETDEKRNTPGEMAKKPRRK from the coding sequence ATGAAGATCAGCAACGAGAAAAAAATGGAAACCCGGCTCAAGATAATCAAGATCGCCGTGGAAATCATCACTGAAAAGGGCCTTAAGGATACCACGATGCGGGCCATCGCCAAGGGGGCTGACATCGGGGAAGCGACGATCTATAACTATTTTCCGACCAAGGAATCGATTCTCTTTGCCTATTATGAGCAACAGCTTCAGACTTGTGCGATGCGGCTTAAATCCATCCGGGGCTTTAATAAATTCACCCTCCAGGAGCAACTGCAAACCTTCCTGGAAACAAACCTGGAGCTTTTTTTGCCGGACCGGGAGTTTGTCCAGGAGAGCTTTAAGACGATTTTCTTTTCCTTAATCCAACAGGTTAAACAACTGCAGGCCATTCGGGCCATTTTTTTCGATACCGTCAACGCCCTGTTCGAGGCCGCCGTGGAAAAGGGAGAAATACCGGAGCAGGTCTTTCAGGAAATACTGGTACAATTTGTTTGGGATTATTATATCGGCGTCATTCTCTATTGGTTAAACGACAAATCCGACCAGTTCAATGATACCAGCCTGTTGATCGACAAAAGTCTCAGTCTGGCCACCAGCTTTCTTAAGGCCGGCATCGTGAATAAAATCTTTGATATCGCCCAGTTTTTATTCAAACAACATGTTTTGACCCGATTTGATTTTTTCCGTCAGCAGGTCGACACCCTGCATAAAATGAAACGCGCCTTTATGGATGAAACCGATGAAAAACGAAATACCCCAGGGGAAATGGCGAAGAAGCCTCGCCGGAAGTAA
- a CDS encoding AarF/ABC1/UbiB kinase family protein: MKNEIPQGKWRRSLAGSKTAVQVGGKLLKYVAQKPFLSATGREEARADLERESARIVFQGLSVLKGTAIKIAQLLSLELDIFPAAVRKELEKSYNQVPAMNQALVRKAIQNAFGQAPEKVFHTFEPQAFAAASLGQVHRATDRHGTPLAVKVQYPGIRSTITSDIQLIRNLTRPLAEYDLIGPALQEIEGRLLEEVDYQQEARHILFFRRHLKMDHLQIPEVRKDKTSANVLSTTFISGRPLHIWLRSNPGREARDTVAQRLYDLFITSLYNLNCFHADPNPGNFIINRDLTVGLVDFGCVKRLSPDFVHHYRQLPGAILKQDQEAHFHLFRKLRLIRPGIEPEVQEQLFQVMQRFGEWFGRLYREEVFDFKANGNFIREGRALSNEMFKLRRHIEMNPDFLFLDRTRYGLFRLFEQMGARVRIRNAYELN, encoded by the coding sequence ATGAAAAACGAAATACCCCAGGGGAAATGGCGAAGAAGCCTCGCCGGAAGTAAAACCGCGGTCCAGGTGGGCGGCAAATTATTAAAGTACGTCGCCCAAAAACCGTTTTTATCCGCAACCGGCAGGGAAGAGGCCAGGGCCGATCTGGAACGCGAAAGCGCCAGGATTGTATTTCAAGGTTTGAGCGTACTGAAAGGCACGGCCATAAAGATCGCCCAACTGTTGAGTCTGGAACTGGACATTTTCCCTGCCGCGGTGCGGAAAGAACTGGAAAAATCTTATAACCAGGTGCCGGCCATGAATCAGGCCCTGGTACGGAAAGCCATCCAAAATGCCTTTGGCCAAGCGCCGGAAAAGGTTTTTCATACCTTCGAACCCCAGGCCTTTGCTGCGGCCAGCCTGGGACAGGTCCACCGGGCCACGGACCGCCACGGCACCCCATTGGCGGTCAAGGTGCAATATCCCGGCATTCGGAGCACCATCACCAGCGATATTCAATTGATCAGAAACCTGACCCGGCCCCTGGCCGAGTACGACCTGATCGGTCCGGCCTTACAGGAAATTGAAGGACGGCTTCTGGAAGAGGTCGACTACCAACAGGAAGCCCGCCATATCCTTTTTTTCCGCAGGCACCTAAAAATGGACCACTTGCAAATTCCGGAGGTCAGAAAAGATAAAACCTCCGCCAACGTCTTGAGCACAACCTTTATATCCGGAAGGCCGCTCCATATATGGCTGAGGTCAAACCCCGGCCGGGAGGCCCGGGATACCGTGGCCCAGCGGTTGTACGACTTGTTTATAACGAGCCTGTATAACCTTAATTGTTTCCATGCCGATCCCAATCCGGGCAATTTTATCATCAACCGGGATTTGACCGTCGGGCTGGTCGATTTCGGCTGTGTCAAACGGCTCAGCCCGGATTTTGTTCATCATTATCGGCAACTTCCCGGGGCAATCCTAAAACAGGACCAGGAAGCCCATTTCCATTTGTTTCGGAAACTGAGACTGATTCGCCCCGGTATCGAACCGGAGGTCCAGGAACAGTTGTTTCAGGTTATGCAGCGCTTTGGAGAATGGTTTGGCCGGTTGTACCGGGAAGAGGTTTTTGATTTCAAAGCCAACGGAAACTTTATCCGCGAGGGCCGGGCACTTTCCAACGAAATGTTTAAATTGCGCCGCCATATAGAGATGAACCCGGATTTTCTTTTCCTGGATCGGACCCGATACGGTCTTTTCCGTTTGTTCGAACAAATGGGCGCCCGGGTACGGATCCGGAATGCCTATGAATTAAATTAG
- a CDS encoding pyridoxamine 5'-phosphate oxidase family protein, whose protein sequence is MDITPHWPAIRRTFGDALSTSLHSAIATINDDGTPHLTPIGSLILREAPSGFFFDEFSYTLSRNVKHNPRVCVLAVNSSRLFWYRSLWQGRFGKAPAVRLLGTVGDRRQATAIEMELFHRKLKPFRRLKGYQMLWQNMKTVRDLSFDGFEPVHCGAMTQGLW, encoded by the coding sequence ATGGATATCACCCCTCATTGGCCGGCCATACGAAGGACTTTCGGGGACGCCTTGAGCACCTCCCTGCATTCCGCCATCGCCACCATTAATGATGACGGCACACCTCATCTGACCCCTATCGGGTCTTTGATATTGCGGGAGGCGCCCAGCGGTTTTTTCTTTGACGAGTTTTCTTATACCCTGTCCAGAAATGTAAAACATAACCCGCGGGTTTGTGTGCTGGCCGTCAACAGCAGCCGATTATTCTGGTACCGATCCCTCTGGCAGGGCCGGTTCGGCAAGGCGCCGGCTGTCCGCCTCCTCGGTACCGTCGGTGACCGGCGCCAGGCTACCGCAATCGAAATGGAATTATTTCATCGAAAGCTGAAACCCTTCCGTCGGCTTAAAGGCTACCAGATGCTGTGGCAGAACATGAAAACCGTACGGGATCTCTCTTTTGACGGATTCGAACCGGTTCACTGCGGGGCCATGACCCAGGGGCTTTGGTAG
- the fosX gene encoding FosX/FosE/FosI family fosfomycin resistance thiol transferase — translation MPIEGISHITLIVQDLERTANLFKSVLGAEEVYSSGEQTFSLSKEKFFFCAGVWLAIMEGRPLSERSYNHIAFKIPESEFEEYKRRLEEAGVEFREGRPRVQGEGRSLYFYDYDNHLFELHTGTLQERLQAYGHCIGFCKIKQE, via the coding sequence ATGCCTATTGAAGGAATCAGCCATATTACCCTCATCGTTCAAGACCTTGAACGGACGGCAAACCTGTTCAAGTCGGTATTGGGCGCTGAAGAGGTCTACTCCAGTGGGGAACAAACGTTTTCTTTGTCTAAGGAAAAATTTTTCTTTTGTGCGGGGGTATGGCTGGCCATCATGGAAGGCCGCCCCCTTTCCGAGCGGAGCTACAACCATATTGCTTTCAAAATCCCGGAAAGTGAATTTGAGGAATATAAAAGACGTCTGGAAGAGGCCGGCGTTGAGTTCCGGGAGGGGCGGCCGCGGGTCCAAGGGGAAGGGCGATCGCTATATTTCTATGATTACGACAACCACCTGTTTGAATTGCACACGGGCACCCTTCAAGAGCGGCTTCAGGCCTACGGACATTGCATCGGTTTCTGTAAGATCAAGCAAGAGTAA
- a CDS encoding GNAT family N-acetyltransferase encodes MAVEIRADRDNFCIDDIEHMLSKVFWSPGITKNEILKGIKNSALVVGAYMETGQQIGFLRVVSDKVRFAYLMDVVVHENYRRQGIGQKMVRFALSHPELKDVYQWLLGTLDAHGVYKKLGFEPLTNPEKWMSLMKPRPDRPTFAGG; translated from the coding sequence ATGGCGGTTGAAATAAGGGCTGATAGAGACAACTTTTGTATAGATGATATAGAACACATGCTATCCAAAGTATTTTGGAGTCCCGGAATAACCAAAAATGAGATCTTGAAAGGGATAAAAAATTCCGCACTGGTCGTCGGGGCCTATATGGAAACCGGTCAGCAGATTGGTTTCCTGAGGGTGGTGTCCGATAAGGTGCGGTTTGCTTATCTCATGGATGTGGTGGTCCATGAAAACTACCGCCGCCAAGGGATAGGCCAGAAGATGGTCAGGTTTGCCCTTTCCCATCCGGAACTGAAAGACGTCTATCAATGGCTTCTCGGCACACTGGATGCCCATGGGGTTTACAAAAAATTGGGCTTCGAGCCCTTAACAAATCCGGAGAAATGGATGTCCCTCATGAAACCCAGGCCGGATAGACCCACCTTTGCCGGCGGATAA